The window AATGGACAAACAAACcggctgtgttttcattttgagcAGTTTATTAATCTTCTCTCTCGTTTGActgatgttgtgtttatgtgacacACACTGAGGATTACAGCtcgcacatacacaaacaaaggaggaggatgaggtcacacacacacacacacacacacacacacacacacacacacacacactgttgttgAGGTGGGTTCAGGGAATGTGTGAgaacagctgctgctgttgcaaACAAACAGGAATTGTATTTGAACCACCGCCGCTGACTCACAGTACAGGAAAACATGAAAGAGGGAGGAAGTATGTGACCCGGTTTTCTGCCAGCTCACTTCCTCGTGTTGTGAAGCGACTTCTCagtgacaaagacaaagaaaacatgacaggaagaggaagacgagAGCTATGACTCAATCCAGAGCTCTGTTTATTCTTCTGTTAGGTTAACATGAAGGAggtttttttatcagtttatttACACAAAGTCTTGATATGGTTCATCTTCAGGAATGTGGGATGCAGTCTGGAAACACAGCGCAGGGTGTGGACTAACTAACAGGGGAACACTTACATACAGTCCAGTACAGCAGCTGTCAAGATTATGATTTTCCATTCTGAGAAATTGACTGGTTGAGGTTTTGATAAAACTGTAAGGGTCagagttttgtgttttccttttgttcAGTGACGCAAACAAAGCGCTCGactcaaaacagaaaaagaggcGTTCAAAGAGTAGATAAGAAGATCTCTTTTACTCTCAGCTAAACATTGTGTTGATGAGAGCGACATCCCAGCTGTTTCATACAGAAGTACAAACTGACACACTCTAAACACACTTTATGCTTACAGGTGCCACATATTTTTGTCAATTTTGATCTacaggtttttatattttggtcGTTTACATAAAttcatttctctgtttgtaTTCTCTAAAAAGGTTGAGCAAACACAGGACGCAGCTCAAACTGTCTAACTGCCTTCATACTGTGACACTTCTGTCATCTAAATCCTTGGTTCCCTACCTGGGGTCCTGGGTCAAAGATCTCAGGGGGGACGCGGGGCTATTTCTGCTTTGAGGTTGTCATAGTGTTGTAGTCCAAACCAAACTGACTGAGACCAAGAtatacccaagaccagagtgctccgagacaagaccgagacaagactaaaaccaagaccaaggcaggacgagaccgagtcaagactaaaaccataaatatcacagaagaatcctcatcttgtgtgcagcgtgTCGCTCACTTAGACCGCAACACCGGGAATGGATGTGGCCGTAATCAGgggataaaaaaatcaaactacaaatgaattgaagtttttaatcttttagaaagagaatgttttccttctaatctttcagtggtggtcttgaccggtcttgattcaAAGTCTGAGACCGagtaaaaaatgcttttgattccacccagacgagaccttcaaaaaggggTCTCCAGACCGATCTGGAGAACTACAACACTAGGTTGTCAAAATGAGATGAGCTGATAAAACACTTCCTGGATCGTTTATAATGATTTCTTTTGGTAAGAAcgagtctgtgtgtgcagacattttatcaatgaaaacttcaaatttaatttaattttgtccTCTACGTATCATTTCTTTCTGAGTGGGTCCTCGGGGGTCCCAGCTCTTCTTAGATACAAGAGGGGGGCTCCTAGTGAAAAAGGATTTGGGACATGAactaaatcattttgttttattaaggTTTTAATTTAGCACCTTTTACTACGGGACAGATGACATTAAATAGAAACCAACCGACCCCCCTGCTGTGTGAATTATCATGTTTATAAATGTACCAATGGTACAAATAGCACTGTGTTGAGTGTCAGTAGTAAACACATGAAAGGAGTCAGAAACAGTGTCTCATATGCAGACACATCCTGCTCACATCGACGGTGAGATGTAATCAAAgcactgtttgtttcatgaTTCAGGAAGTCGTGACTGTTTATctttgctttcacattttggTAACACTCCTAACTGCCACAACCTCCCTGGATTCCAGTATGACTGCACGGCTGCCTTTGAGACACACAGGAAACCTCAGCCGgcagcctctgattggctcacaTACCACGTGTTGGCAGTCATAGTAGCTCCTTATATGGTCGCGAGGGCTCTCTCTTTGACCGGAGCATCAGGTTTAGCGGCTGCTGTTTTCtcagaaacagaaatgaacacCATGTTCTCCCACACGGTTACACACCCCGTCTGCGCTCCCTATTGTCACCGTGCACATGCTGGATGccatcacacacaaatattcaaACGTATTTATGCTGAATTAGTCCAACATTAAAGACtacttttagtgtttttacCAGATATGTGAATATACTTCATCATATGCAGAGATTACAGGAGATCAGATAAGGAGACTCTGAGTTATACGTtcacactgaaaatgttttatcatcCTTTTtcacaaactttatttataacagCTGTTACCTAACGTGCTGCTCGTGGTGTTCAGAAATACTTAAGTTATTTATTCCTCCCGGGGGGAATTTGGGTGTCACAATTGCTCCTACACGGGTTACAAGCTGAGGCCTATAAACATAGAAGATATGAGCATGGAGCTATAAGAACAAGGAAAGAAAGATGCAGAACAATATGTTCTGTAGCTGCATACAATGCCATAAATAACATGGCCTCATAATGAAATGTAACATGTAGATACTTTAGAAACTCATGTAGGCCTACAGATTCTGCTCTGCATGCATCAAAATATGGGAAACTTTTCCATTTATTTGCTTTCATTTTGTTAGTTTAGCAGCTAAAAGGAGAAAGGTCTGCACACAGGTTCAGCTTATAACGGACGACTTTATTTCACCGGGTGACCTCTGATCTGCAAGATCCTCCTCGGGTCCTCCTCTTAAATCGAAATGGTCAAATAAAATtgctcctttttccttttccccTGCAGTTAGTGTTGCAACTTTGCATTTTGCCTGTCTGTGCACACACTAGTTTACACTGTCTCAATCCTGTGGAGACACACTCCTTGGCTTGGATGTTCTTTCCAAATGATCAAATCAATCAGGGTGTAAAACGTGTATCTGAATTGGCAGTGGAGCTGAGTTTCTTAACTGGGTTGCAGAATCAAAGGGGGGGTCACAGAATGTGTTGCATCACGGATGATTTGATCTGGAAGGTGATTATTATGCAGGCacgtgtatttgtttgtttatcatgATATCTCCATTAATAAAGCATTCACACATGAGTGTCAGTGGGtgcagtttgaaaatgaattaaatccACCCGAGGTTTCATGGAGTcgtttttttcaaaaaagaaaaacgtgctttgtttgttttgcctgGACGGACAGCAGCAGACAGTTACGAGTTATGTAATGTCCATTTGAAGGGAGCGGTCCAAACGAGCGGGTTGAGGCGGGAAACAGAATCACCTGCACTAACGGTACAAACGCGTTTTATTTAAACTTATGTCGTTTCAGGATCGTGTTTACAATCATTTATGTTTAACAGATTAGTCTCCTGGGTGATTCCGCGGATTCTGTTTGAACGTGTgatttattttggtttgaaaaacaCCCCTCCCCGTCGCGGAGGAGTTGGTACGGTCCGCGACGCGTCATCCATTGTTTACAAATCAACTCGGCTTGTTGGATACAGCCGAGCGGCGTGGTGAGAGCAAGCAGCAGCCCGGCGGCTCTCATTCACACCGACAGCAACAAAACACCGGAGAAGAATTCAAAGCCGACAGACTGTCCGCCATCATGCCGTGTCGGAAGGAGAACTACATCTTTCTGGAGCAGTCCGTCACCGTCGACTCGAAGGAGGTGGACGCGCTGGTGACGAAAATCGGCGAAGCGCTGCAGCTCCACAACAACAGCGGCAGCCACCAGAAGACCGTGTCCGTGTCCATGTCGTGTCTGCACGGCAGCACCGGGGTCAAACCGGCGGCCATCACGGCGGGAGCTCCGGTGCAGAAGCGGAGCGGCTGCTGCATGCGGCTGAGGAGCGGCAGGGGACACCGGGGCAGCAGCAGGGCCAGCCCGTACAACGTCCCCGGATCTAACGGCGAGCAGGACTGGGACCAAATCAGACCGTGGAACAGGAAGCGGATCACCGTGGAGGAGGACGACGACCCGCACCGGCTCCTGCAGGAGCTGATTCTATCCGGGAACCTGATCAAAGAGGCCGTGAGGAGGCTGCAGTTCTCCGACGCGGACTGTGGAGGTTTCCCCAAAGCGACCGGGGACAGCAACGTGCCGAGCTGATAACGTAACGGCCGagcccggggggggggggcaacaagGACCGGGTCTCCGCCGCCGTGTGTCTGACCCTCTTGGACCGGACACGGAACATGGGACTCTGCAACATGACTCTCTAGATTTACAAAATGTCACAGGACTGGTAGCTATGTTTTCTAATTTTCATCGATCAGTCGGTAACGTTTGTTACGCGACGTGTCGGCCAATGAGACgtgttgtttatgtttgaatGTCTGACGTGGAGGTCTGAGCCGAGCTTTGTTTCTTcaaaaagggaagaagaagaagaagaaaaacatccttCGGTGTAAAAAATGTGAATACAAACCCCACATGGATacttcttattttatttctggGTTGTGATTCAGTGAGTCCTGAacaatggggggggggtcttttcttttctaatgcAGTCACAGTGAACAGGAAGTGTCGGCTTATTCATTTCTTATTTACCACTGCATCCTGGGATTTGTTTGtgtcctggggggggggggggaggtttgCTCATTGCTAACCATTCCCTGCTTTTGCAGACCAttaagatggggggggggggaggtagtAGCTCCATTTTGTTTACAATCTAATGCTGTATGGGGGGAGAAGGGgacgtcccccccccctcatttcAAAGAGGGTTGTCCTCCTCACAGAGCAGACACATGAGTCAGTCACGCAGGTTTATTTGATGTTTCGGTCTGAGTCGACTTCCTGGCAGCTCCACGTCTCGTGAAGgtttctgtttgaaaagggaAACATGGATTCTCAAACATGtgaaggaggagaagcagagacAGCAGCACGCCCTTTTTCCCACAGGGCTTCTGGGTGATGTGTAACACTTTGTTTGTACTGCttaaagagggaggggggggcgggggggttaAAGGTCGGGCTCTCACATGACAACACTTGTGGTGCTTTCACCTTTTTGGAATTCCTGTTGAGGagttcagtctgtgtttgtttttctatttgttttcttctggtgtaaaagaaaaaaaccacCATGACTTGCTTCGTACCGAAGTCTCTTGATAATGTTCCTGAGTTTTtcaggctcttttttttttttttgttgttgtcttaataaacttttgtttttccagaaTCCTCTGTAgagttttttcttcctcctcctcgtcgaTCTGACGACTGAAGCTGAAACTCTTTTCTAGAAACTTCTCTCACTTGTTTTGTCAGGAGTTTTTCTGGTCCTACATTAATGCTGATGTGTGTGCCGCTCATGCTtcctctgggggggggggcagcgtGGTCTTGAAGGACACATGCTCGTTATTATCGGCCTataaataccccccccccccctccaccccggCAGATCACAGCAGGCACGACACCAGCggtgaaaaacatgtttttctctggtGGACTCAGTCAAggtcctgctctcacacacacacacacacacacacacacacattgtttatgGCGGCTCCCTCTGCTGTCACAGCTTGgttactgagtgtgtgtgtgtgtgtgtgtgtgtcgtcatCCATCACAGCCTGCAGCAGATGGAGCTGACATCATGTTTATGGTCCTTGTTTGGATGTTTGGTCTCTGACAGCAGGTCGAGATAACCCGTTCAAACACAACAACCCTCCACGATGAGATAAAAAATATCCATAAAAGTTTTCAGAATAAGAGCTCACAGATATCCAGAGTGAGATGTTTCATTTCAACTATCTACAACTTTGATTCCATTAATGAAGAGTTTAAAAGTagtaaactttttttattaagtgTTAAACTGGACTTTGTATTTAGTGGAGCTATGCATCTTCACTGATCTCACGGTTTGattcattcaaacatttatttattattctctAAAGGCCTTCAACGTTTCCCTCTTTTCTAACGCCATCGAGCAGAGTTGGAAATGAGCTTTTTCACCGACCTGCCGATTCAAGAATTCAAAGCCAGTcacttattttttttgcaggattcaatttaaattgtttCCTGAACTCCCTCTGTcactttactttttatttacctgccaccttggccggtAAGTTGAGTAAATTCACTTGCATGTGGCGGAGGATGGGGGCTGATTTTCCAACACTGTCGAGGttacaagcaaaaaaacaacaacaaacacttaatATAAATCAGCTGAAACACttacaacagaaacaaagtgGCTACAAATCAAAATCctaaactgcaaaaaaaagagagggaaggaCTCCGATCTTTAAAGACTGCTGGAGGAAGCTTCATGAGTTTAAAGGGaacatatcatccccctcctccaccttttcaaacagtcccctcctccaccttttcaaacagtcccctcctccaccttttctaacagtcccctcctccaccttttcaaacagtcccctcctccaccttttcaaacagtcccctcctccaccttttcaaacagccccctcctccaccttttcaaacagcccccctgtggtctaaatgaaacatctgtgctgtgctttggtcaaaatataacatgaatcaagcaccagaggaggtttgtgaccctgtataaaccagctctctcacaacgctccgttttggtgtgtgtctctttaaatgtaatgaccccccccaagttttcccagtagacatcactcctctgtagagagaataaaaatggccgacctgtgtAAAAGTtctgttctaggctgggggtggagtccatgggtggagataccaggggagaggaggggattttgttttcatcagaatcccactgtgacatcacaaggagagcacattagaaacagagcatttttctctgtgttgtaagacttatgcagaccacaaacaaaggactggatggtttatttcacatgttgtgggtcagtagactctcaggttaccagataaatgttcacaaacactaaaagtggatttttcataatatgtcccctttaaaggcATCAGAATAAAAAGCAGATTTACAGAGTTCAGGACTTTAAGAAGGAGTCGATCTTTTGATGatcaaaatcaaattaaagaggCATGATCagatacaggatcagagtggatttaaaacaagaaacttcacacacatgttttgaggagctctgagaattatttaaactgaagaagaggaggagagtatgtgacctttaagttttaAATATCTTTCCCAGTTAACCGTACCTTCAACATGTGATGTAGCACATATTTCTGCTCTCTTTGTCGTTCTTTGTATTTGAAGTTGTTTGCAGAGTCTTCAttctcgtcctcctcttcctgcagctcctcaaacaAGTGAAAGTGACCCGTGTGTTAACAGCAGTGTGAATCAGACAGAAACAACAAGAGTCTGTGAATGAGCTCTCGTCTGTGTGGGCGGTCgacctcctacacacacacacacacacacacacacacacacacacacacacacacacacacacacacacatagcttCACTGCATTCTGACGCAACCACAAACAGGATAAAAATAGGAAAGCTGCAGATGTAACTGTGAGCTCtctcatttctaaaaaaaaaaaaaaaccctgactcTGCTCTCGAGGGTTATTACGTCATCTTATAAAATGTTCATctcatgaagaagaaacacaaaatcaacTTTGACAGACTGATGAGTGAGGGTCTTAACTTTTAAACTCAAGTTTAACATGTtgggatttaaaaatgaatgtttcaaatgtttgctttgttctCGGTATTGGTTTAGTGACATCAAGTCGAGTGCATGCACACGTttcagccaatgaggaggaggaacgaaaaaggaatgaaaaagttgatttgatgatgatgttgatgacaTTAGTGGGAGAAGAGCAGAAGTATCTAACACCTGcagctgaaagaaaaatcaatgacGTGAACATTGAATCTGACTCTACAAGATCCACAATCATTCTTTTCagagtcactaaggacaaaaatgtccaattaaaaaaaactgctataaaaatagaacagattggtATTTCTTTCTACtattttctgcataaatcttttaaacaactccagcctggctcaaaacgatcaaatattgaataattatcaggaattgaaccctttaaatgccaaaatcatgtaatcaaactggcatttaaagggttaaattcctaaaaatgattgaatgtttggtagttttgagcagggctgaagttgttgaAGTTGGATTGATTCTCACCAGACTTCAGACTCGTACGTGTCACTTCCTGTATAATAACCTTTACACAGACACTTTATCTTACATGtagaatatgaaaaataaatatcagtaaaaagaaacaacttggtatataataataataataataataataatgtattttatttacggCTGCCTTTCACATCACTTGAGGTCACCTGACACAGCAGTGAAAACAAGAACGCAATCAACTACATGAACAACAGAAACGACAAAACAATAGTGAGACGTGGGCGTGGTCAGACAGAATAAGCAAATCTAAAAAAAGGTGTTTGAGATTTAAAGGTGGGAAGAAAGTTGATGTCATGGATGGTTATTGGGATAGAGTTCAAGACCCCATTGATGAGAGGCGGGCAGGAGGTGTGCTGAGGAGCATGGAAGAGGCAGAACGGAGGGTCCGGGTCCGAGAGGGCGTGAAGGAGTGAAGATCAGAAAGGTACGGAGGAGCGAGAGTCTTGAAAGTGAGAAGGagaattttaaattaaagttaaaataaaaatttaaattgatttaaatgatttaaatttaGTGATGATCCGGGCAGCTGAGTTCTGGACCAGCTGGAGTTTATGGAGAAGCTTGAGAGGTAGACCAGagaataataaattaaattaaaatgttaaactgtaagtaaagaaatgttgtttgtttactttcaggGATGAAGCATGTTGTCTCTGTGAACAGAAGCAGAATAACAAACTGCTCATTTACATAATCCAGATTAAACACACTGCAGTGTAATGACTGTAGGAGCCCACTAGAGGGCAGTGTCACCCCAGCACACAGAGAACAGCTTCAGCAGCTCACAGCTCTTTATGTGCTGCAGTTAAAGTTCAGAAAAGATTCAGATTGTACCAAATTGGAgccgtattcacaaagctttCATCTGTTAGACAAAGCTCGTTATGAGAACTCAAATGCTGATCAGGCACGGA is drawn from Labrus bergylta chromosome 8, fLabBer1.1, whole genome shotgun sequence and contains these coding sequences:
- the gbp gene encoding glycogen synthase kinase binding protein, producing the protein MPCRKENYIFLEQSVTVDSKEVDALVTKIGEALQLHNNSGSHQKTVSVSMSCLHGSTGVKPAAITAGAPVQKRSGCCMRLRSGRGHRGSSRASPYNVPGSNGEQDWDQIRPWNRKRITVEEDDDPHRLLQELILSGNLIKEAVRRLQFSDADCGGFPKATGDSNVPS